A section of the Akkermansia muciniphila genome encodes:
- a CDS encoding competence/damage-inducible protein A: MNQIRVELINTGTEILLGSVVNTNAAWLGNRLFEAGFRVERQTVVPDGYAINEAMRESARRADIVIVSGGLGPTSDDVTREALCDVCGVDMHRDERVAEGLKSYFERRGISIAECNFKQAMVPDGAAVLENANGTAPGLVMPASGSLPMFILLPGPPGELRPMVEHSVMPMLEDLAEKDIPHLRVFRLVGIGESDLQELVDGSLHQVPGLEVAYCARIGEVDVRLVGDEAALKQGEARLRILAGAYVLAPAGASLEKAVVLHLAAQGLKVATAESCTGGLIAKRITDVPGSSGVFEFGWVTYADRAKEKMLGVPEDVLKLHGAVSEPVAKAMAEGALDRSGADVAVAVSGIAGPGGGTPEKPVGTVWLAWAFRGGETRTEMMLYPRDRDSFRRMVSQKALAGLLDARRREGVTE, translated from the coding sequence ATGAATCAGATCAGGGTTGAATTGATCAACACCGGTACGGAGATTTTGCTGGGGAGTGTTGTGAACACGAATGCCGCGTGGCTGGGCAACAGGCTGTTTGAAGCAGGGTTCCGCGTGGAGAGGCAGACCGTGGTTCCCGACGGCTATGCCATTAATGAGGCCATGAGGGAGAGCGCCCGGCGCGCGGATATTGTGATTGTGAGCGGAGGCCTGGGGCCGACAAGCGACGATGTGACCAGGGAAGCCCTGTGCGACGTGTGCGGCGTGGACATGCACCGTGACGAGCGTGTGGCGGAGGGGTTGAAGAGTTATTTTGAGCGCAGGGGGATTTCCATTGCGGAGTGCAATTTCAAGCAGGCCATGGTCCCGGACGGAGCCGCGGTGCTGGAGAATGCCAACGGAACGGCTCCCGGCCTGGTGATGCCTGCCAGCGGCTCCCTGCCCATGTTTATTTTATTGCCCGGGCCTCCGGGAGAGTTGAGGCCGATGGTGGAGCATTCCGTGATGCCGATGCTGGAAGACCTGGCGGAGAAGGATATTCCCCATTTGCGCGTTTTCCGCCTGGTGGGCATTGGGGAGAGCGATCTTCAGGAGCTGGTGGATGGTTCCCTGCACCAGGTGCCGGGGCTGGAGGTGGCGTATTGCGCGCGCATTGGAGAGGTGGACGTGCGCCTGGTGGGGGATGAGGCGGCTTTGAAACAGGGGGAGGCGCGCCTGCGCATCCTGGCCGGGGCTTATGTGCTGGCGCCCGCAGGGGCTTCCCTGGAGAAGGCCGTAGTGCTCCATCTGGCCGCCCAGGGGCTGAAGGTAGCGACGGCGGAGAGCTGTACCGGCGGCCTGATTGCCAAGAGGATTACGGATGTGCCGGGTTCTTCCGGAGTTTTTGAATTCGGCTGGGTGACTTATGCTGACCGGGCAAAGGAGAAGATGCTGGGAGTGCCGGAGGATGTTTTGAAACTCCACGGGGCGGTGAGCGAACCCGTGGCGAAAGCGATGGCGGAGGGCGCCCTGGACCGCTCCGGGGCGGATGTGGCTGTGGCTGTCAGCGGCATTGCAGGGCCGGGAGGCGGCACGCCGGAGAAACCCGTGGGCACCGTCTGGCTTGCCTGGGCTTTCCGGGGGGGAGAAACGCGGACGGAGATGATGCTTTATCCGCGGGACCGCGATTCTTTCCGGCGGATGGTTTCCCAGAAGGCCCTGGCCGGACTTCTGGACGCCAGAAGAAGGGAGGGCGTCACGGAATGA
- a CDS encoding methyltransferase family protein → MEARAKSLNERLRTLISLFFGLAIGCALLFGESRWEMSPLIEESLMLLACFMAGIGAFGRIWCSLYIAGYKNNVLVIEGPYSMCRNPLYFFSFIGGIGVACATETFTIPLLTALAFGIYYPSVIKKEQERLISLFGDAYRDYCRNVPSFIPSLSRLKPPPATYSVNPATFTHNIVDALWFIWFIGIFEFISGLHEAGILPVWFLIP, encoded by the coding sequence ATGGAAGCCCGCGCCAAATCACTCAACGAACGCCTCCGCACGCTCATCTCCCTCTTCTTCGGTCTCGCCATCGGCTGCGCCCTTCTCTTCGGGGAATCCCGCTGGGAAATGTCCCCGCTCATTGAAGAAAGCCTCATGTTGCTGGCCTGCTTCATGGCCGGCATAGGCGCCTTTGGCCGCATCTGGTGCTCCCTGTATATTGCAGGATATAAAAACAACGTCCTGGTCATTGAAGGCCCGTACTCCATGTGCCGCAACCCGCTTTACTTCTTCAGCTTCATCGGCGGCATAGGCGTGGCCTGCGCCACGGAAACCTTCACCATCCCGCTGCTGACGGCGCTGGCCTTCGGCATCTATTACCCGTCCGTCATTAAAAAGGAACAGGAACGGCTCATCTCCCTGTTCGGAGACGCCTACCGGGACTACTGCCGGAACGTCCCTTCCTTCATTCCCTCCCTCTCCCGGTTAAAGCCGCCGCCCGCCACCTACTCCGTCAATCCCGCGACGTTTACGCACAACATCGTGGACGCCCTGTGGTTCATCTGGTTCATCGGCATCTTTGAATTCATCAGCGGCCTGCATGAGGCGGGAATACTCCCCGTGTGGTTCCTCATTCCGTGA
- a CDS encoding PEP-CTERM sorting domain-containing protein translates to MKKTLSIAALLCGLCTGLHAASMVTAWTGGAGPTEGNTYDVNNAGNWSNGVPNRNGNAGPDVIFANTGTINVSGSLVDTSDGGSITVTGNSTVTVGGSRWTGNVTVGTGSTLSLGQVDFKSSLITLDGTLNLNVCGIDPGGDGARLVFGIGGILNVDQKMWGAGSFSVSGLLATTSTDVAAGEFQFVTRTLINSGGFDGGDVSLGEFLAEDGSSLTKASAKMEGNAADHQGQYYIYKDGNTIKVQYVVGGAVPEPATATLSLLGLAALMMRRRRA, encoded by the coding sequence ATGAAAAAAACTTTATCCATTGCCGCCCTGCTCTGCGGGTTGTGCACCGGACTCCATGCTGCCAGCATGGTCACTGCATGGACTGGCGGAGCCGGCCCTACGGAAGGCAATACTTATGATGTGAACAACGCCGGAAACTGGAGCAATGGAGTTCCGAACCGCAACGGCAATGCCGGTCCTGACGTCATCTTTGCCAACACCGGCACGATCAATGTCAGCGGCAGCCTGGTAGATACCTCTGACGGCGGCAGCATCACCGTGACGGGCAACAGCACCGTTACCGTGGGAGGCTCCCGCTGGACGGGCAATGTCACCGTGGGCACCGGCTCCACCCTGAGCCTGGGACAAGTAGATTTTAAAAGCAGCCTGATCACCCTGGACGGCACCCTTAACCTTAATGTCTGCGGCATTGATCCGGGCGGCGACGGCGCCAGGCTCGTCTTCGGCATCGGCGGCATCCTGAACGTGGACCAGAAAATGTGGGGCGCGGGAAGTTTCTCCGTCTCCGGACTTCTCGCAACTACCTCCACGGATGTAGCCGCGGGGGAATTCCAGTTTGTCACGCGCACGCTGATCAATTCCGGCGGCTTTGACGGGGGTGACGTTTCCCTGGGGGAATTCCTGGCAGAGGACGGAAGTTCCCTGACCAAAGCCTCCGCCAAAATGGAAGGAAACGCCGCTGACCACCAGGGCCAATACTACATTTACAAGGATGGAAACACCATCAAGGTACAATACGTGGTAGGGGGAGCGGTTCCGGAACCCGCCACAGCCACGCTCAGCCTGCTGGGGCTGGCTGCGCTGATGATGCGCCGCAGGCGCGCCTGA